Within the Orenia metallireducens genome, the region CTTATACTAAAATAATTTTATTAAATACTAATTCATCCTATTTCGAGACAAATTTCACTTTAACCCGGTAATAAAGATTACATAACTTATAAGCTAAAGGATTAATTGAAGATACTTGAAACAATAATCCTAAAATTAGACTAACATTAATCAAAGCAAAGCAACCTTTATAAATATAAAATAAAAGAGCTACTAAGATTAATAAAAATATAGCCAAGATTAAGGATATTAACTTTAGTCTTCTCCTTTGCCTCTGATCTTTAATCGGCTTTTCTGGAACATCTGCTGGGCTCCATAAGAATAATGATATTATTATATAAAGAGAGCTAAGAACTAAAAATAATACCCAATTATTAAAAACTGATTCTTTAGCCCAGAAACTAATATAACCTAGTAAGTTAAAGAAAAAAGCAGTAAAGAAAGCGCATTCCCAAGGAGTCTTAAAATGAATTCCTCCTGAAACTTGTTTTAATAATACACCAGCTAATGAGATAAAGATTACAGAATTAAGAATACCCAATAATTTAGCTACAATAAGTGTAGTACCAAGAGACATAATTGTAGAAATTAATAATTCAATTCCAAATTTAATTCTACCTTGCTCTTTAGCTGTTAAATCCAATTCCTGAACAATATAATTATTAATCTTATTAACTGTCGTATCATAAATCATATCTTTGCTCCTTCTTATCTCTCATCCATAATATAACTATCCCCACTAAAAACAATAAAATAACTTGTGGTAGCACAACTATCGTTTTTATTAAAGGGTTTCTTATAAGCTCTTCAATTGATTTATCACTAATATAATGCAAAATATTTGCAGTAATAATCTCACAAAAAAACAATAAAATAAATGGTTTTAAAATAGAACTAAAACAGTCTAAAACCCTTCTCTGATAAAAATAATTTAATAGTACTGTATCTAGTAGAATAAGAAATATAGTGTGAAAACCAAAAGTTACTGGTAACATTCTAAATAAGTATACTGCTACTCCACTTATTAATCCTATAACTAATACTGTTTTCTTATCAATCTCTACCTTAAGAAATACCGTAGCTAAAAAAGCAAGTGCTGTTTCTTCAGGAATGAATTGTAGAAATAATGCAATTATATGCGACATCTATCTTTCCCCTCTCTTACTAAAAAATTCTATAAAGAGATAATTAAACATAAATTAAGAATTTCCTCCTTATTTTTTAAAATTATTTATTTGCTTCATTGTAAAATAAAATTGAACTAAATAAAAAATACCCATAGTGGACCGAACTGTAATATAATTGAATCACCATAAAACAAATAAATTACAGGAAGGTGCACNNNNNNNNNNNNNNNNNNNNNNNNNNNNNNNNNNNNNNNNNNNNNNNNNNNNNNNNNNNNNNNNNNNNNNNNNNNNNNNNNNNNNNNNNNNNNNNNNNNNNNNNNNNNNNNNNNNNNNNNNNNNNNNNNNNNNNNNNNNNNNNNNNNNNNNNNNNNNNNNNNNNNNNNNNNNNNNNNNNNNNNNNNNNNNNNNNNNNNNNNNNNNNNNNNNNNNNNNNNNNNNNNNNNNNNNNNNNNNNNNNNNNNNNNNNNNNNNNNNNNNNNNNNNNNNNNNNNNNNNNNNNNNNATTTAATATTGCAATTTAGGAAATTATTTATTTTTTTATAGACAAATACTAATAACAAACCTTTATTTTACTAATTTTCAGTAATCAATTTATCATGTTACAGGTATTATAGATATGTGATTCTAGAATTTACTTTAATATCACATGGATAGATTGTTATATCTGTTTTCATAAAAATAATAAAAGCTATACCTCATCCCTTAATCCCTTCTCCTACACTAGGAGAAGGAAAAAAAGACTTTAGTTCCCCCCTCTCATAAGGTAGGAGAGGGGGTCAGGGGTGAGGTCTGAAAAGTTTCACTTTAAATTCACACATCTATATAGTCATCTAACTTTAGAATCAAATAAAAAATATTAAAATCTTAATCTATCTTGAAATTATTCCTAAGGATGATATCGAGGTACAGTCAATCTAAGAATTTATAAGGAGCATGACATTAAATTAGTTGAGTTATTCAATAGTAATAAATTAGACAGTTATTATATAAAAATCTCTTTATTCAACATTCAAATCACAACATAAGACCCTATATCCAGATGGAGTTGAGAACATCATAGAGAGTGTTACACACATGTGGGCACCAGTTATCGATAAATAGGGCTCACTTACCTGCAATTGTTCTGGGTGAAGCACAGCTTTTCTAAGATAATGCCTCCTAAACCAGTCTGCACTATTGGCATCTTCAAGAGGTTTAAAACGTATGTCATTTTTATTGAAGATAGAATCAGCAAGAACTGTATTACCTACTTGTAATCCATCTGTCATTAATAGATAACAGCGCATAACAGTATCATCAGCTAATAAATCTTGGCAGGCATCATCTAAAGCCTTACCTTTAATTAAATTATTTATTGTAATCTCAAATTTTGGGTAATAATGTTGATAAGTACTTTTGCTATTGGTCTCTTGGACTAAAATATTATTTTTGTAATCTTCAAATATATTATCAAAAGATGGTAGGTTATCTAGAGGCTTGTTTAACTCAGTGGTAGGTCTGGCAAAAAAATAACCTTGTACAAAATCTACACCGCTCTCCATAGCAATCATTGTCTGCTCTTTACTTTCAATCCCTTCAACCAGAACTAATGCTCCAGTTTGATGGAGTAAAGAGACAATCCCCCCTAAGACTTTTCTTATCTTCTTATCTTCTGTAGCACCAACTACCATAGAACGATCTAGTTTTACAATATCAGGATTTAATTTCCATATACGATCAAAGTTAGAGTGTCCTGCACCAAAATCATCAATTGCAATTAAACAACCTAATTTTCTATAAAAATCTACCGTCTCTAATAAAAGATCATTATCCTCAATAGGATACTCTACAATTTCAATCACTATACGATGAGAGGGAAACCTAGTCTTCTCCAATAACTCTGTAAAAAATCCACCGTAATTCTTTCCATTAATAATGGTTTGTGGAGAAACATTTAAAAACAACCAATTCAAATCATCTTCTAAACTAGTAAAGTTATGTATATGTAAGAATCTACATAATCTATCTAATAAGATACTCTGGACTTCTGTATATCTATTATTAAATAATTCAGCTGGGCTAACCCACTTCTCTTTTATAGCCTTAACTCTAACTAAGGCTTCATAGCCTACAACCCTCTTATGGGCTAAGCTGAATATTGGCTGAACTGCTGTATGGAGATGATAATCATTAAAAGTTCCTACTAATTGTTTACCTTGATGATGAACTAGCTTACTAATATGATCTATACTTATAGTCTTATATTCTCTCAAATAAACCACCTACTTAATCAATTTATATAATATTTATAGCAGAAACAATATTTTATGTCAAGTTA harbors:
- a CDS encoding EAL domain-containing protein gives rise to the protein MREYKTISIDHISKLVHHQGKQLVGTFNDYHLHTAVQPIFSLAHKRVVGYEALVRVKAIKEKWVSPAELFNNRYTEVQSILLDRLCRFLHIHNFTSLEDDLNWLFLNVSPQTIINGKNYGGFFTELLEKTRFPSHRIVIEIVEYPIEDNDLLLETVDFYRKLGCLIAIDDFGAGHSNFDRIWKLNPDIVKLDRSMVVGATEDKKIRKVLGGIVSLLHQTGALVLVEGIESKEQTMIAMESGVDFVQGYFFARPTTELNKPLDNLPSFDNIFEDYKNNILVQETNSKSTYQHYYPKFEITINNLIKGKALDDACQDLLADDTVMRCYLLMTDGLQVGNTVLADSIFNKNDIRFKPLEDANSADWFRRHYLRKAVLHPEQLQVSEPYLSITGAHMCVTLSMMFSTPSGYRVLCCDLNVE
- a CDS encoding accessory gene regulator ArgB-like protein; translated protein: MIYDTTVNKINNYIVQELDLTAKEQGRIKFGIELLISTIMSLGTTLIVAKLLGILNSVIFISLAGVLLKQVSGGIHFKTPWECAFFTAFFFNLLGYISFWAKESVFNNWVLFLVLSSLYIIISLFLWSPADVPEKPIKDQRQRRRLKLISLILAIFLLILVALLFYIYKGCFALINVSLILGLLFQVSSINPLAYKLCNLYYRVKVKFVSK